One region of Streptomyces sp. CG4 genomic DNA includes:
- a CDS encoding FtsK/SpoIIIE domain-containing protein, whose protein sequence is MRLSLTVVDPLVGAAADVVLDADPESTVGDITRELARQVGAGHGAEIIPIGGHRQAGGAPHAFVDGYPLDPSATVAGSPLRDGAVVSLHDPAGCVFGEPTGVVEFRVIGGPASGTVHRLGVGRYGIGSGSGAQLRIDDGELAERAATLSIAIDGTCKVTVHDSGTEQSGKDAKDADDGRGPRLDGKPLDGDTWPLGAQLSLGNSLFEIVAYSPPDAALKWSDDGAGLDYNRPPRLRPPERKTHFRLPTPPSEYEARPLPWLMALLPLVGAVVSTMMFGRWYYLIMAVMSPLMLFGNHFVDKKHGRKSHAKQLKEYKEHKERIEQDAQDALRTERLDRRAAIPDPAAVLAFGTGPRTRLWERRRTDADHLLVRVGTGPVRSDVVLDDPEQDEHKREVIWHIEDAPVALPLKDLGVIGIAGPGESAQALGRWAVAQTAVLHSPMDVQFYVLTDNDAHTRWDWVRWLPHTRPVGGQDVNVLIGTDSETVGARVGELTQLLDARQKALNESGKRGDGPAFAEPDIVVVWDGSRRLRSLPGVVRLLREGPAVAVYAICLDEEERFLPGECQGVVVAEPRRADDAAAPAVAAVAQPPAGGFPSFQAWHQTAQQAHETTEENLPLRLRVQQSGARRMTDVRPDFVSSAWCVRLSRSLSPLRDISGETEDSALPSASRLLDVLQLEPPSGDAVAARWRMGGQSTMAVVGESYDGPFGIDIRRDGPHGLIAGTTGSGKSELLQTIVAALAVANTPENMTFVLVDYKGGSAFKDCVKLPHTVGMVTDLDAHLVERALESLGAELKRREHILAAVEIKDIEDYQDFVRRNPSHAPLPRLLIVIDEFASMVRDLPDFVTGLVNIAQRGRSLGIHLLLATQRPSGVVSPEIRANTNLRIALRVTDAGESSDVIDAPDAGHISKSTPGRAYVRLGHASLIPFQSGRVGGRRPGAADPQTLAPWAGQLAWQDLGRATLQKPKSEAREDDEITDLKVLVDAVLEANRALAIPAQHSPWLPALEETLLLDDVPAVRGEGALPAAPYGVADLPADQARRPVVVDFAGFGHLLIAGAPRSGRSQVLRTIAGSLARTLSCGDVHLYGIDCGNGALNALTRLPHCGAVVGRNQLERIVRLFTRISGELTRRQDLFAEQGFADIGEQRSAVPEGERLPHIVVLLDRWEGWLPTLGEYNHGELTDELMAMMREGASVGIHIVITGDRQLLSGRIASLTEDKYGLRLADRGDFSMLDINARKVPEEIPPGRAFRAETAAETQFALLSEDTTGQGQAAALVAIGEAAAARDAEVPRSLRPFRVDVLPSRISFADAWAMRDTATSASPLWSLVGVGGDELTAFGPDLAQGVPAFVIGGPAKSGRSTVLLSMARSYLEQGVRLVLAAPRPSPLRELEGQEGVLQVFTGRDIDEDELEEAIGSAGPEQPVVVLVDDAEVLDDCDAEDVFKRIVERGVEQGLAVVIAGDEEEICDGFSGWQVDMKKARRGILLSPQDTSAGELIGIRTTRSMVGGPITPGRGMLHLGSGTHVTVTTPL, encoded by the coding sequence GTGCGCCTGAGTCTGACCGTCGTCGATCCGCTCGTCGGTGCCGCCGCCGACGTGGTGCTCGACGCCGACCCGGAGTCGACAGTGGGCGACATCACCCGGGAGCTGGCGCGGCAGGTCGGGGCCGGCCATGGCGCGGAGATCATCCCCATCGGCGGGCACCGGCAAGCCGGCGGTGCCCCCCACGCATTCGTGGACGGCTATCCCCTCGACCCGAGCGCGACCGTCGCGGGATCGCCGCTGCGGGACGGAGCCGTCGTCAGCCTGCACGATCCGGCTGGGTGTGTGTTCGGCGAGCCCACCGGTGTGGTGGAGTTCCGCGTCATCGGCGGACCCGCGTCCGGCACCGTGCACCGGCTCGGCGTGGGACGGTACGGCATCGGCAGCGGGTCGGGCGCCCAGCTCCGCATCGACGACGGCGAACTGGCCGAACGCGCCGCGACTTTGTCCATCGCCATCGACGGCACCTGCAAGGTCACCGTCCATGACAGCGGCACGGAGCAGAGCGGCAAGGACGCAAAGGACGCCGACGACGGCCGCGGCCCCCGGCTCGACGGCAAGCCCCTCGACGGCGACACCTGGCCTCTCGGCGCTCAACTGTCCCTCGGCAACAGCCTCTTCGAGATCGTCGCCTACTCCCCGCCGGACGCGGCCCTGAAGTGGTCGGACGACGGCGCCGGCCTCGACTACAACCGGCCCCCCCGGCTGCGCCCGCCCGAGCGCAAGACCCACTTCCGGCTGCCCACGCCGCCCAGTGAGTACGAGGCCCGGCCGCTGCCTTGGCTGATGGCACTGCTTCCGCTGGTGGGCGCCGTCGTCTCGACCATGATGTTCGGGCGCTGGTACTACCTGATCATGGCCGTGATGAGCCCGCTCATGCTCTTCGGCAACCACTTCGTGGACAAGAAGCACGGGCGCAAGTCCCACGCGAAACAGCTCAAGGAGTACAAGGAGCACAAGGAGCGGATCGAGCAGGACGCCCAGGACGCGCTGCGCACCGAGCGCCTCGACCGTCGTGCCGCCATCCCCGATCCGGCCGCCGTGCTCGCGTTCGGCACCGGTCCCCGTACGCGCCTGTGGGAGCGGCGTCGTACCGACGCCGACCATCTGCTGGTCCGGGTCGGCACCGGCCCGGTCCGCTCCGACGTCGTGCTCGACGACCCCGAGCAGGACGAGCACAAGCGCGAGGTCATCTGGCACATCGAGGACGCGCCGGTCGCGCTGCCGCTGAAGGATCTCGGGGTCATCGGCATCGCAGGGCCGGGCGAGTCCGCGCAGGCGCTGGGACGGTGGGCGGTCGCCCAGACCGCGGTCCTGCACAGCCCGATGGACGTGCAGTTCTACGTCCTCACGGACAACGACGCGCACACCCGATGGGACTGGGTGCGCTGGCTGCCGCACACCCGCCCCGTCGGCGGGCAGGACGTCAACGTGCTCATAGGCACCGACTCCGAGACCGTCGGCGCCCGCGTCGGCGAGCTGACCCAACTGCTGGACGCCCGGCAGAAGGCCCTCAACGAGTCCGGGAAGCGCGGTGACGGACCGGCTTTCGCCGAGCCCGACATCGTCGTCGTTTGGGACGGATCGCGGCGACTGCGATCGTTGCCCGGTGTCGTACGGCTGCTGCGCGAAGGTCCGGCCGTCGCCGTCTACGCGATCTGCCTGGACGAGGAGGAGCGGTTCCTGCCCGGGGAGTGCCAGGGTGTCGTCGTGGCCGAGCCGCGGCGTGCCGACGATGCCGCCGCCCCGGCCGTGGCCGCCGTGGCACAGCCCCCGGCCGGTGGCTTCCCCTCCTTCCAGGCCTGGCACCAGACGGCCCAGCAGGCACACGAGACCACCGAAGAGAACCTCCCCCTGCGACTGCGGGTCCAGCAGAGCGGTGCCCGCCGTATGACCGACGTACGGCCGGACTTCGTCTCCTCGGCCTGGTGCGTCCGGCTGTCCCGCTCGCTGTCCCCGCTGCGCGACATCAGCGGCGAGACCGAGGACTCGGCGCTGCCCTCCGCCAGCCGCCTGCTCGACGTACTGCAGCTGGAACCGCCGAGCGGCGACGCGGTCGCCGCGCGCTGGCGTATGGGCGGGCAGTCCACGATGGCCGTCGTCGGAGAGTCGTACGACGGCCCGTTCGGCATCGACATCCGGCGCGACGGCCCGCACGGTCTCATCGCCGGTACGACCGGTTCCGGTAAGTCGGAGCTGCTGCAGACCATCGTGGCCGCGCTCGCCGTGGCCAACACCCCCGAGAACATGACGTTCGTCCTCGTCGACTACAAGGGTGGCTCGGCGTTCAAGGACTGCGTGAAGCTGCCGCACACCGTCGGCATGGTCACCGACCTCGACGCCCATCTCGTCGAACGGGCCCTGGAGTCGCTGGGCGCCGAGCTGAAGCGACGCGAGCACATCCTGGCCGCGGTCGAGATCAAGGACATCGAGGACTACCAGGATTTCGTACGGCGGAATCCGTCCCATGCGCCCCTGCCCCGGCTCCTCATCGTCATCGACGAGTTCGCGTCCATGGTCCGCGATCTACCCGACTTCGTCACGGGTCTGGTCAACATCGCGCAGCGTGGCCGGTCTCTCGGCATTCACCTCCTGCTGGCCACGCAGCGGCCCAGCGGTGTCGTCTCGCCCGAGATCCGCGCCAACACCAACCTGCGTATCGCGCTGCGTGTGACCGACGCCGGTGAGTCGTCGGACGTCATCGACGCGCCCGACGCCGGCCACATCAGCAAGAGCACCCCCGGACGCGCCTATGTCCGGCTCGGCCACGCCTCCCTCATCCCCTTCCAGTCGGGCCGGGTCGGTGGCCGCCGCCCGGGCGCTGCCGACCCGCAGACGCTCGCCCCGTGGGCCGGGCAGCTCGCCTGGCAGGACCTGGGGCGGGCGACGCTGCAGAAGCCGAAGTCCGAGGCGCGCGAGGACGACGAGATCACCGACCTCAAGGTGTTGGTGGACGCCGTACTGGAGGCCAACCGGGCGCTGGCCATCCCGGCTCAGCACTCCCCGTGGCTGCCCGCCCTGGAGGAGACGCTGCTGCTGGACGACGTCCCGGCGGTGCGCGGCGAGGGCGCTCTGCCGGCCGCGCCGTACGGCGTGGCGGATCTGCCGGCCGACCAGGCCCGGCGCCCGGTGGTCGTCGACTTCGCCGGCTTCGGGCACCTGCTGATCGCAGGCGCCCCGCGCAGCGGCCGCTCACAGGTGCTGCGCACCATCGCCGGTTCACTGGCGCGGACCCTGTCGTGCGGCGACGTCCATCTGTACGGCATCGACTGCGGCAACGGCGCGCTCAACGCACTCACCCGGTTGCCGCACTGCGGTGCGGTCGTCGGCCGTAACCAACTGGAGCGCATTGTCCGCCTCTTCACGCGGATTTCCGGCGAACTGACCCGTCGGCAGGACCTGTTCGCGGAACAGGGCTTCGCCGACATCGGCGAACAGCGGAGCGCCGTGCCGGAGGGCGAGCGGCTGCCGCACATCGTGGTGCTCCTCGACCGCTGGGAGGGCTGGCTGCCCACGCTCGGCGAGTACAACCACGGCGAGCTCACAGACGAGTTGATGGCGATGATGCGCGAGGGCGCGAGTGTCGGCATCCACATAGTGATCACCGGTGACCGTCAGCTGCTGTCGGGCCGGATCGCCTCGCTGACAGAGGACAAGTACGGTCTGCGCCTCGCCGACCGCGGTGACTTCTCGATGCTGGACATCAACGCGCGCAAGGTTCCCGAGGAGATCCCGCCCGGCCGCGCGTTCCGGGCCGAGACGGCCGCGGAGACCCAGTTCGCGCTGCTCTCCGAGGACACCACCGGTCAGGGCCAGGCGGCCGCGCTGGTCGCCATCGGCGAGGCGGCGGCCGCACGGGACGCCGAGGTGCCGCGCTCGCTACGCCCCTTCCGGGTCGACGTGCTGCCCAGCCGGATTTCCTTCGCGGACGCCTGGGCGATGCGCGACACCGCGACGAGCGCCTCACCGCTGTGGTCGCTGGTGGGCGTCGGCGGCGACGAACTCACCGCCTTCGGCCCCGACCTCGCCCAAGGTGTTCCGGCGTTCGTGATCGGCGGCCCGGCCAAGTCCGGGCGCAGCACGGTCCTGTTGTCCATGGCGCGCTCCTACCTCGAGCAGGGCGTACGGCTGGTCCTCGCGGCACCGCGCCCGTCCCCGCTGCGCGAACTTGAGGGTCAGGAGGGCGTGCTGCAGGTCTTCACGGGCCGTGACATCGACGAGGACGAGCTGGAGGAAGCCATCGGCTCGGCCGGACCCGAGCAGCCCGTCGTCGTCCTGGTCGACGACGCGGAGGTGCTGGACGACTGCGACGCCGAGGATGTCTTCAAGCGCATAGTCGAACGGGGCGTCGAGCAGGGCCTGGCCGTCGTCATCGCCGGTGACGAGGAGGAGATCTGTGACGGCTTCTCCGGCTGGCAGGTCGACATGAAGAAGGCCCGGCGCGGCATCCTGCTGTCGCCGCAGGACACCTCTGCCGGCGAGCTGATCGGCATCCGTACGACGCGGAGCATGGTCGGCGGTCCCATCACGCCGGGCAGGGGGATGCTGCACCTGGGCAGCGGGACGCATGTGACGGTCACGACGCCGCTGTAA